In Mycobacterium sp. JS623, one genomic interval encodes:
- a CDS encoding GAF and ANTAR domain-containing protein, giving the protein MAIFDQLLAAVDGKRGVDAADRLCEACVTLFDVDAAAISLVFDGANTGTLGSSGEPARKYDELQFMLGEGPCLDSVSRRAPVVVVDLADPDEARWPVYGPAMLDLKVRGVYAMPVLVAGEYIGALDLFCAQPKRLEDDHFAGAIAAAELASIPLLDLLDPDMQGAFGDPDSNAWAELHALSRAEVSQATGMLVAQLGVEPAEALVRLRAHAYATGRSATDVARDILDRGLRLEEH; this is encoded by the coding sequence GTGGCGATCTTCGACCAGCTACTCGCCGCTGTTGACGGCAAGCGTGGGGTAGACGCAGCCGACCGACTCTGTGAGGCATGCGTGACGCTCTTCGACGTCGACGCCGCGGCGATCTCACTGGTGTTCGACGGCGCCAACACCGGCACGCTGGGCTCCAGCGGCGAACCGGCGCGCAAGTACGACGAACTCCAGTTCATGCTCGGCGAGGGACCCTGCCTGGACTCTGTCAGTCGCCGCGCGCCCGTCGTCGTCGTCGACCTCGCCGACCCCGACGAAGCGCGCTGGCCCGTCTACGGCCCCGCCATGCTGGACCTCAAGGTGCGCGGCGTCTATGCCATGCCCGTCCTGGTCGCAGGCGAATACATCGGTGCGCTCGACCTGTTCTGTGCCCAGCCCAAGCGTCTCGAGGACGACCACTTCGCCGGAGCCATCGCCGCCGCCGAACTGGCCAGCATCCCGCTGCTCGATCTTCTCGACCCCGACATGCAGGGCGCCTTCGGCGACCCCGACAGCAACGCCTGGGCCGAACTGCACGCCCTGTCGCGCGCCGAGGTCAGCCAGGCCACAGGCATGCTGGTGGCGCAACTCGGGGTCGAACCCGCCGAGGCCCTGGTCAGGCTGCGCGCCCACGCATATGCGACCGGCCGCAGCGCCACCGACGTGGCACGCGACATCCTCGACCGTGGGCTAAGGCTCGAGGAACATTGA
- a CDS encoding glycosyltransferase, translated as MVESLTPAALQWLSRTARFGILSAQTTPPCGAAKFSMGLSDALRTHGSDTDVIWVPDGELSSLSRVMGVSLNGSAPSVDSCRNLLDQADVAVIQYGNAVDCIDGDDLIDILQGLRVPSIVIAHTVPKEPTAQQRSILEAIAASASHMVVTSEAARQRLCLTYTVDRQRVTMIPLGAAVPDAPRMKVPSRPTILTCGLLGPGKGIEKVIDAMPLLKDLPGRPRYLVAGPTHPRVLAAEGEAYRSARIEQARRLDVADSVKFDSGYYSGPMLTTLIQQAAVVVLPFDEEHASCGVLVDAIANGRPVVASGFPHAVELLDSGAGIIVDPDDTDSLASALRTVIRQPRVAGTMAAEARSRAAELAWPLVSAAYIRLAQHLLAERRSRA; from the coding sequence ATGGTCGAGTCGCTGACTCCTGCTGCGCTGCAATGGCTTTCCCGCACCGCTCGATTCGGGATTCTCAGCGCTCAAACAACACCGCCCTGCGGGGCGGCGAAGTTCAGCATGGGCCTGTCCGACGCGCTGCGCACGCATGGATCGGACACAGACGTCATCTGGGTGCCCGACGGAGAACTGTCGTCACTGTCTCGAGTAATGGGGGTCTCGCTCAACGGCTCCGCGCCATCGGTCGATTCCTGCCGAAACCTGCTCGACCAGGCCGACGTCGCGGTCATCCAATACGGGAACGCCGTCGACTGCATCGACGGCGACGACCTGATCGATATTCTCCAAGGACTGCGTGTCCCGTCGATCGTCATCGCGCACACGGTTCCGAAAGAACCTACGGCACAACAACGTTCGATTCTCGAGGCGATCGCGGCCAGCGCCAGCCACATGGTCGTCACCTCCGAGGCGGCGCGTCAACGTCTATGCCTGACCTACACGGTCGACCGCCAGAGAGTCACGATGATCCCGCTGGGCGCCGCCGTCCCCGACGCCCCTCGCATGAAGGTCCCCAGCAGGCCGACCATCTTGACGTGTGGGCTGTTGGGTCCTGGCAAAGGTATCGAAAAGGTCATCGACGCGATGCCCCTGCTCAAGGATTTGCCTGGGCGGCCCCGGTACCTCGTCGCCGGTCCCACTCATCCGCGCGTCCTGGCCGCCGAGGGCGAGGCGTATAGGAGTGCACGTATCGAACAAGCCCGGCGCCTGGACGTGGCCGATTCGGTGAAATTCGATTCCGGCTATTACTCGGGACCGATGCTCACCACGTTGATTCAGCAGGCTGCTGTCGTCGTGCTGCCCTTCGACGAAGAGCACGCGAGCTGCGGCGTGCTGGTCGATGCGATCGCGAACGGCAGACCCGTCGTCGCGTCCGGATTTCCGCACGCCGTCGAGCTTCTCGACAGCGGCGCCGGCATCATCGTGGACCCCGACGACACCGACTCACTGGCGTCGGCGCTGCGCACCGTCATCCGGCAGCCTCGCGTTGCCGGGACCATGGCCGCCGAGGCGCGCAGCCGGGCAGCGGAGCTGGCATGGCCCTTGGTCTCCGCTGCCTATATCCGGCTTGCCCAGCACCTCCTCGCCGAACGCCGGTCGCGAGCATGA
- the asnB gene encoding asparagine synthase (glutamine-hydrolyzing) has protein sequence MTRRGLSAEQCNAALKFLEHRGPDGAGISMSSDGEWTLGHTRLSIIGLNNGSQPMSSPDGAVHMVVNGEFHGYREIRERLREDGYRFSTESDSEIALHLYHQRGMQAAALLRGEFAAVIADERQRAMYAIRDRFGVKPLCYTVVDSDVFTSEIKALLALGVPAAWDIEGAIGCTGRSHEKTEFAGISTVPPGCYAIARDGDVRIYPYWDWEMPTAEQMRADTRSDVEIVDEFRETLRDAVRQRLVADVEVASYLSGGIDSCAVLGLAQHEMDRPIWAFTLTFENPLYDEASIAEAQAKHVGATYHRVPITGREIAESFADAIWHAETQMFNGHGVAKFLLSRAVRAAGIKVVFTGEGSDEMLGGYAYYRVDALNDNAALSAAEKSALLDVMLGANETTRVADTGASQQHGDASSGAQIRLAASYAEFVAAQSNSMTPFLRDDLPACVREYQPLIAALDRLPLTQRVEGRDRLNQMLYVNAKTVLPNFIYRDTFASQAAKDQPIYDMKKAAHGARSVAGLPGRSTHRGGRWSAARCECDRDARAVFHGVSHTHRRDCWIGAQPDRNRASYHRWKAEPRSRSR, from the coding sequence ATGACACGTCGCGGCCTATCGGCTGAACAGTGCAATGCGGCGCTCAAGTTTCTGGAGCATCGCGGACCGGACGGCGCGGGCATCTCGATGTCGAGTGACGGGGAGTGGACGCTCGGACACACGCGCCTCTCGATCATCGGTTTGAACAACGGTAGCCAGCCCATGAGCAGCCCCGATGGCGCGGTGCACATGGTGGTCAACGGCGAGTTTCACGGCTACCGCGAGATTCGCGAGCGGCTGCGCGAGGACGGCTATCGCTTCTCCACCGAGAGTGACAGCGAGATTGCGCTGCACCTCTATCACCAGCGAGGCATGCAGGCGGCAGCTCTGCTACGAGGTGAGTTCGCGGCGGTCATTGCCGACGAACGCCAACGTGCGATGTACGCGATTCGCGATCGCTTCGGGGTCAAGCCGCTGTGTTACACGGTGGTGGACAGCGACGTGTTTACGTCGGAGATAAAGGCCTTGTTGGCGCTGGGTGTGCCGGCCGCATGGGATATCGAGGGCGCTATCGGATGTACTGGCAGATCTCACGAGAAAACCGAGTTCGCCGGGATCAGTACAGTGCCGCCGGGCTGCTATGCGATCGCCAGGGACGGCGACGTCCGCATCTATCCCTATTGGGACTGGGAGATGCCGACCGCGGAGCAGATGCGGGCGGACACGCGAAGCGACGTCGAGATCGTCGACGAATTCCGCGAGACGTTGCGCGATGCAGTGCGGCAACGACTTGTCGCCGACGTCGAGGTCGCGTCATATCTAAGTGGTGGCATCGACTCATGCGCCGTGCTCGGACTCGCGCAGCATGAGATGGACCGACCGATCTGGGCATTCACGCTCACGTTTGAGAACCCGCTCTACGACGAGGCCAGCATCGCTGAGGCTCAGGCTAAGCATGTCGGCGCGACGTACCATCGAGTTCCCATCACCGGTCGGGAGATCGCCGAATCATTCGCGGACGCGATTTGGCATGCCGAGACACAGATGTTCAACGGCCACGGCGTGGCCAAGTTTCTGCTCAGCCGTGCAGTGAGGGCCGCGGGTATCAAGGTGGTGTTCACCGGCGAAGGCTCCGACGAAATGCTGGGCGGCTACGCGTATTACCGCGTAGACGCGCTGAATGACAACGCGGCATTGAGTGCCGCCGAGAAATCGGCGCTGCTCGATGTGATGCTCGGCGCAAACGAGACAACTCGCGTTGCTGATACCGGGGCAAGTCAGCAGCACGGAGATGCAAGCAGTGGAGCGCAGATTCGGCTGGCTGCCAGCTACGCTGAATTCGTTGCCGCACAGTCCAACAGCATGACGCCGTTCTTGCGGGACGACCTGCCTGCGTGCGTGCGCGAGTATCAGCCGCTGATCGCCGCGCTGGATCGCTTGCCGCTTACGCAACGTGTCGAGGGCCGCGACCGCCTGAATCAAATGCTCTACGTGAACGCCAAAACGGTGTTGCCGAACTTCATTTACCGGGACACGTTCGCGTCGCAAGCCGCGAAGGACCAGCCGATCTACGACATGAAGAAGGCCGCCCACGGCGCTCGATCAGTTGCTGGACTGCCCGGACGATCAACGCATCGCGGTGGAAGGTGGTCTGCAGCGCGTTGCGAGTGTGATCGTGATGCAAGAGCTGTTTTCCATGGCGTGAGCCACACACACCGACGAGACTGCTGGATCGGCGCGCAGCCTGACCGCAACCGTGCGTCATATCACCGCTGGAAGGCTGAGCCTCGTTCGCGGTCGAGGTAG
- a CDS encoding fatty acyl-AMP ligase — protein sequence MSQFTETMFTNAKWSMRSFITGEPHAPIRQSWTEVHQRAARVAGGLAAAGVGHGDAIAVLAGAPVEIAPTAQGIWMRGASVTMLHQPTPRTDLARWAEETTAVINMISAKAVVVSDPFMAAAPVLAELGMAVLTIDELLASTPVRPVNSHDDDTALMQLTSGSTGSPKAVQITHANIVANAEAMMEGCAFDLDNDVIVSWLPCFHDMGMTGYLTVPMYIGAELVKITPMDFLRDTLLWAKLIDKYRGTMTAAPNFAYNLFANRLRKQAKPGEYDLSSLRWALSGAEQVDPLDVEDLCEAGAPFGLRPEAIIPAYGMAETTVAVSFSECGGGMKVDEVDADLLAVLRRAIPATRGNTRRLVTLGQPLKGMELRIIDDDGAVLGPRAVGVIEVRGEPVTRGYTTVAGFIAAQDARGWYDTGDLGYLTETGDVVVCGRLKDVIIMAGRNIYPTDIERAAGRVTGVRPGCAVAVRLDAGLSRETFAVAVECKEFDDHEQVRRVERQVAHEVFAEVDVRPRNVVVLAPGMIPKTPSGKLRRAHALALVN from the coding sequence GTGAGCCAATTTACCGAGACGATGTTCACCAACGCGAAATGGAGTATGCGGAGCTTCATCACCGGAGAGCCACATGCACCGATTCGCCAGAGCTGGACCGAAGTTCACCAGCGCGCAGCGCGAGTCGCGGGCGGATTGGCCGCAGCCGGTGTCGGCCACGGCGACGCCATCGCCGTCCTGGCCGGTGCGCCCGTCGAGATCGCGCCTACCGCCCAAGGGATTTGGATGCGCGGTGCCAGTGTGACGATGCTGCATCAGCCGACGCCCCGCACCGACCTGGCGCGCTGGGCCGAGGAGACCACCGCCGTCATCAACATGATTTCGGCGAAGGCCGTTGTCGTCTCCGATCCGTTCATGGCCGCGGCGCCGGTGCTGGCCGAACTCGGCATGGCGGTGCTCACCATCGATGAACTGCTCGCGAGCACGCCTGTCCGACCGGTCAACAGCCACGACGACGACACCGCGCTGATGCAGCTGACATCCGGCTCGACGGGTTCGCCCAAGGCCGTTCAGATCACCCACGCCAACATCGTCGCCAACGCCGAGGCGATGATGGAAGGCTGCGCCTTCGATCTCGACAACGATGTGATCGTGAGCTGGCTGCCGTGCTTCCATGACATGGGCATGACGGGCTACCTCACGGTGCCGATGTACATCGGCGCCGAACTGGTCAAGATCACCCCCATGGACTTTCTGCGGGATACATTGTTGTGGGCCAAGCTGATTGACAAATACCGCGGCACGATGACGGCGGCCCCGAACTTCGCCTACAACCTGTTCGCGAACCGGTTGCGCAAGCAGGCCAAGCCCGGGGAGTACGACCTGTCGTCGTTGCGTTGGGCGTTGTCGGGAGCCGAGCAGGTGGACCCGCTCGACGTGGAGGACCTCTGCGAGGCGGGCGCCCCGTTCGGGCTGCGACCCGAGGCGATCATCCCCGCATACGGCATGGCCGAGACGACGGTGGCCGTGTCGTTCTCCGAATGTGGCGGCGGCATGAAAGTCGACGAGGTGGACGCCGATCTGCTTGCCGTCTTGCGCCGCGCGATCCCGGCGACTCGCGGAAACACCCGGCGGCTGGTCACCCTGGGCCAGCCGCTGAAGGGCATGGAGCTGCGCATCATCGATGACGACGGCGCGGTGCTGGGGCCGCGCGCCGTCGGTGTCATCGAGGTGCGCGGCGAGCCGGTGACCCGGGGATATACCACGGTGGCCGGATTCATCGCGGCGCAGGACGCGAGGGGCTGGTACGACACCGGCGACCTCGGCTACCTGACCGAGACCGGCGATGTCGTCGTGTGCGGGCGCCTCAAGGACGTCATCATCATGGCCGGGCGCAACATCTACCCGACCGACATCGAACGTGCGGCGGGCCGCGTGACCGGGGTGCGCCCGGGGTGTGCGGTCGCGGTGCGGCTGGATGCCGGACTGTCGAGGGAGACCTTCGCAGTCGCGGTGGAGTGCAAGGAATTCGATGATCATGAACAGGTGCGCCGGGTCGAACGCCAGGTAGCCCACGAGGTTTTCGCCGAAGTCGACGTGCGGCCGCGAAACGTCGTCGTGCTGGCGCCCGGCATGATCCCGAAGACGCCATCGGGCAAGCTGCGACGCGCGCACGCGTTGGCGCTCGTCAACTGA
- a CDS encoding GAF and ANTAR domain-containing protein, translating into MADYDAQPGRVTAPQPDLSAAQLEAEQVDLQAALAGVAGIVAGARSLIAVLGEVAEFAQQAIPGVDGAGVTLVDGDDESIETWAVTAEFVEDIDKAQYLDVQEGPCLTCISSRRPTVSGSLGSDSRWPHLGGRVARMGVHSALALPLIVDDKVIGAINTYAYRRDAFGEHAVQLGTQFAGPAAVSVYNGQLLDRARERTNQLQRALGNRAVIDQAVGIIRSRSGADAEEAFSRLMRLSQAQNIKLHIVAQRLVDEAVRRAQARRRT; encoded by the coding sequence ATGGCTGATTACGACGCGCAGCCAGGTCGGGTAACGGCACCACAGCCCGATCTGTCTGCCGCCCAACTCGAAGCCGAGCAGGTCGATCTGCAGGCCGCGCTCGCCGGTGTGGCCGGGATCGTCGCGGGCGCCCGCAGCCTGATCGCGGTCCTCGGCGAAGTGGCCGAGTTCGCGCAGCAGGCCATTCCGGGGGTCGACGGCGCCGGCGTCACGCTGGTCGATGGCGACGACGAATCGATCGAAACATGGGCTGTCACCGCGGAGTTCGTCGAAGACATCGACAAGGCGCAATATCTCGACGTCCAGGAGGGTCCGTGTCTGACATGCATATCGTCGCGGCGGCCCACCGTCAGCGGGTCGCTGGGAAGTGACAGCCGCTGGCCGCACCTCGGTGGCCGAGTGGCCAGGATGGGCGTGCATTCCGCGCTGGCGCTGCCCCTCATCGTGGACGACAAGGTGATCGGCGCCATCAACACCTACGCCTATCGGCGCGACGCGTTCGGTGAGCACGCCGTGCAGCTGGGCACGCAGTTCGCCGGACCAGCGGCGGTATCGGTGTACAACGGGCAGCTGCTCGACAGGGCCCGGGAGCGCACCAATCAGTTGCAGCGGGCCCTTGGCAACCGAGCCGTGATCGATCAGGCGGTCGGGATCATCCGCAGCCGCTCGGGGGCCGACGCGGAGGAGGCGTTCAGTCGGTTGATGCGGCTGAGCCAGGCGCAGAACATCAAGCTGCACATCGTGGCCCAGCGGCTGGTTGACGAGGCGGTGCGGCGCGCGCAGGCCCGCCGACGCACCTAA
- a CDS encoding FitA-like ribbon-helix-helix domain-containing protein — MPSVQIKDVPEDTHRVLRERAARAHQSLQEYLRSRLIADANQPTLEEVFDRVATRSGGKVPFTDAVSHLRAERDRR, encoded by the coding sequence ATGCCCAGTGTGCAGATCAAGGACGTCCCAGAGGACACCCATCGCGTATTGCGCGAGCGAGCGGCCCGCGCGCACCAATCCCTGCAGGAATACCTTCGGAGTCGCCTGATCGCCGATGCGAATCAGCCGACTTTGGAGGAGGTTTTCGATCGGGTCGCGACGAGAAGCGGTGGCAAGGTGCCGTTTACCGATGCGGTGAGTCACCTTCGGGCAGAACGTGATCGTCGTTGA
- a CDS encoding transglutaminase-like domain-containing protein produces MTWCRVTVRWTRGTEVRREVAAELEVEITSPTTLEFQIAVAPHPGASVSETLSFDLNGSTVEPLEVSGVHGNRIHKLEVPVGNLHVQYAAAIVGRADPAPVTEYDLSMYLRPSRYAEADKFFGFAATEFGNYADSTTLLEKVSSWVGTRLNYVPGSSDPIDGAVDTLLAGAGVCRDYAHLVVALLRAVKIPARVVSVYAPGLSPMDFHAVAEAFVDGQWRVVDGTLLAPRQSLVRIATGRDAADIAFLDNHKGAIELTKMEVMAVVDGDLPNDSIDQLVSIG; encoded by the coding sequence ATGACTTGGTGCCGAGTCACGGTGCGATGGACGAGAGGGACTGAAGTGAGACGAGAGGTCGCCGCCGAGCTCGAGGTCGAAATCACGTCGCCGACGACATTGGAGTTCCAGATTGCCGTCGCACCGCATCCCGGCGCCTCGGTTTCGGAGACCCTGTCGTTCGACTTGAACGGCTCGACCGTCGAGCCGTTGGAGGTAAGCGGTGTGCACGGCAACCGCATTCACAAACTCGAAGTGCCAGTCGGCAATCTGCATGTGCAATACGCCGCGGCGATCGTCGGGCGAGCCGACCCCGCGCCCGTCACCGAGTACGACCTGTCGATGTACCTGCGCCCCAGCCGCTACGCCGAGGCGGACAAGTTCTTCGGTTTCGCCGCAACGGAATTCGGCAACTACGCCGACTCGACGACATTGCTGGAAAAGGTGTCCTCCTGGGTCGGCACTCGGCTCAACTACGTACCCGGGTCTAGCGACCCGATCGACGGTGCGGTCGACACTCTGCTTGCCGGCGCCGGTGTATGCCGCGACTACGCCCATCTGGTCGTCGCCTTGTTGCGGGCCGTGAAGATACCGGCCCGAGTCGTCTCGGTGTACGCGCCGGGGCTGTCCCCGATGGACTTCCATGCGGTGGCCGAGGCGTTCGTCGACGGGCAGTGGCGGGTGGTCGACGGGACCTTGCTGGCGCCGCGCCAGTCGTTGGTGCGCATCGCCACTGGACGTGACGCCGCCGACATCGCGTTCCTCGACAACCACAAGGGCGCAATCGAACTCACCAAAATGGAGGTGATGGCGGTCGTCGACGGGGATCTTCCGAACGACTCGATCGACCAACTGGTGTCGATCGGCTAG
- a CDS encoding GAF and ANTAR domain-containing protein: MTEPPRQTGVLDAVVSLVDTLLEDFDTVDLLTELTERCAQLLDVAAAGFLLADPLGQLRLLAATTEQAHELELFQLQADEGPCVDCYATGQPVWVADLTAEVACWPRFVPAALQAGFASVHAVPMRAAGLVLGALGLFGTGPGELTAADRLVAQTLAHVASVALLREHAPTRATVVPQLRAALASRVLVEQAKGFLREALNLPVEDAFTVLRAYARANGEHLTVVARRLMTDRRARPALVAAIAEFATPPTS; this comes from the coding sequence ATGACTGAACCCCCTCGCCAAACCGGCGTACTCGACGCGGTGGTCTCCCTCGTCGACACGTTGCTCGAGGACTTCGACACCGTGGACCTACTCACGGAACTCACTGAGCGTTGCGCGCAGCTGCTCGACGTCGCCGCCGCCGGATTCCTGCTCGCCGATCCGCTCGGCCAGCTGCGTCTGCTGGCCGCCACCACCGAGCAGGCCCATGAATTGGAACTGTTCCAGTTGCAGGCCGACGAGGGCCCGTGTGTCGACTGCTATGCCACCGGGCAGCCGGTCTGGGTCGCCGACCTGACGGCGGAAGTGGCGTGCTGGCCCCGGTTCGTCCCCGCCGCACTGCAGGCAGGGTTCGCCTCTGTGCACGCCGTGCCGATGCGCGCGGCCGGCCTCGTCCTCGGCGCGCTCGGTCTGTTCGGCACCGGCCCCGGCGAACTCACCGCCGCCGACCGCCTCGTTGCGCAGACCCTCGCCCACGTAGCGAGCGTCGCGCTGCTGCGGGAGCACGCGCCAACCCGGGCGACCGTCGTCCCGCAGTTGCGCGCCGCGCTGGCCAGCCGGGTGCTCGTCGAGCAGGCCAAGGGATTCCTGCGCGAAGCCCTCAATCTGCCGGTGGAGGACGCCTTCACTGTGCTGCGGGCCTACGCGCGGGCCAACGGGGAACACCTCACGGTTGTCGCCCGCCGGTTGATGACCGACCGCCGCGCGCGACCCGCGCTCGTCGCGGCAATCGCCGAATTCGCAACGCCCCCAACGTCTTAG
- a CDS encoding MFS transporter — translation MTTSTEAAYPQSGPAATRRAIWNTVRGSLGNLVEWYDVYVYTVFAPYFEGQFFDESEKNSTVYVYAIFAITFVMRPVGSWFFGRFADRSGRRAALTVSVSLMAACSMLIALVPSRHSIGAAAAVILIIARLVQGFATGGEYGTSATYMSEAATRERRGFFSSFQYVTLIGGHVLAQFTLLIIESVLTTEQVREFGWRIAFAVGGVAAVVVFWLRRTMDESLSEEVIAGVKAGEEPQAGSLRELFARYWKPLLLCFLITLGGTVAFYTYSVNAPAMVKTAYKGHSMTATWINLIGLIFLMCLQPVGGLLSDKIGRKPLLVFFGVGGLFYTYFLITYLPDLRSPLTSFFLVAGSYVILTGYTSINALVKSELFPAHVRALGVGIGYALANSIFGGTAPLIYQALKANDQVPLFITYVTICIAVSLVVYVFFLKNKSDTYLDRERGSAFQR, via the coding sequence ATGACCACGTCGACTGAAGCCGCATATCCCCAGTCGGGCCCCGCGGCGACGCGCCGAGCCATTTGGAACACCGTGCGAGGATCGCTCGGCAATCTGGTCGAGTGGTACGACGTTTACGTCTACACGGTTTTCGCGCCGTACTTCGAAGGCCAGTTCTTCGACGAGTCGGAGAAGAACTCGACTGTCTACGTCTACGCGATCTTCGCGATCACCTTCGTCATGCGACCAGTCGGCTCGTGGTTCTTCGGCCGCTTCGCCGACCGTAGCGGCCGCCGCGCCGCGCTGACCGTCAGCGTCTCGCTGATGGCCGCCTGCTCCATGCTCATCGCGCTTGTGCCGTCGCGGCACAGCATCGGTGCCGCCGCCGCTGTCATCTTGATCATCGCCCGGCTTGTCCAGGGCTTCGCCACCGGCGGCGAGTACGGGACCTCGGCCACCTACATGTCTGAGGCCGCTACCCGTGAACGCCGTGGCTTCTTCTCGTCGTTCCAGTACGTCACGCTGATCGGCGGCCACGTGCTGGCTCAATTCACGCTGCTGATCATCGAATCCGTGCTGACCACCGAGCAAGTGCGTGAATTCGGTTGGCGCATAGCCTTTGCCGTCGGTGGCGTCGCCGCCGTCGTCGTGTTCTGGCTGCGCCGCACGATGGACGAGTCGCTAAGCGAGGAAGTCATCGCCGGCGTGAAGGCCGGTGAGGAGCCGCAAGCCGGATCGCTGCGCGAACTGTTCGCCCGCTACTGGAAGCCGCTGCTGCTGTGCTTCCTCATCACCCTCGGCGGCACCGTCGCGTTTTACACCTACAGCGTCAACGCCCCGGCCATGGTCAAGACCGCCTACAAGGGCCACTCCATGACCGCGACGTGGATCAACCTGATCGGCCTCATCTTCCTGATGTGTCTGCAACCGGTCGGCGGTCTGCTCAGCGACAAGATCGGCCGCAAGCCGCTGCTCGTTTTCTTTGGCGTCGGCGGCCTCTTCTACACCTACTTCCTGATCACCTACCTGCCCGATCTGCGCTCGCCGCTCACATCGTTCTTCCTCGTGGCGGGCAGCTACGTGATCCTCACGGGATACACGTCGATCAACGCGCTGGTGAAATCCGAACTGTTCCCCGCACACGTGCGCGCACTGGGCGTCGGCATCGGCTACGCCTTGGCGAACTCGATTTTCGGCGGCACGGCGCCACTGATCTATCAGGCGCTGAAGGCCAACGACCAAGTGCCACTGTTCATAACGTATGTGACCATCTGTATTGCAGTGTCTCTGGTCGTCTACGTGTTTTTCCTGAAGAACAAGTCCGACACCTACCTCGACCGCGAACGAGGCTCAGCCTTCCAGCGGTGA
- a CDS encoding type II toxin-antitoxin system VapC family toxin yields the protein MIVVDASVVAVALGDDGADGEQARVRLLDEALAAPEIVDLEATSVWRRHVAAKLMTARRAALAVSDLRNLPLQRSPHRPLLDRIWQLRRGVTPYDAAYVALAEALDVALVTADARLAHAPGIRCEVEVITGRVRAR from the coding sequence GTGATCGTCGTTGACGCGAGCGTGGTGGCCGTCGCGCTCGGCGATGACGGGGCCGACGGTGAGCAGGCCCGGGTCCGCCTGTTGGACGAAGCGTTGGCAGCCCCGGAAATCGTCGATCTCGAGGCGACGTCGGTCTGGCGTCGTCATGTCGCGGCGAAGTTGATGACCGCTCGCCGAGCCGCCCTCGCCGTTTCAGACCTCCGGAATCTGCCGCTCCAGCGATCGCCTCATCGGCCGCTGCTCGACCGCATCTGGCAGCTGCGGCGAGGCGTGACTCCATACGACGCCGCTTACGTCGCGCTTGCCGAAGCCCTCGACGTCGCATTGGTGACGGCTGACGCACGGCTCGCGCACGCCCCCGGCATCAGATGTGAGGTCGAGGTGATCACCGGGCGTGTTCGGGCGCGGTGA
- a CDS encoding CbtA family protein: protein MSLTLEMPSAIRLLVPGAVAGIVSYAFSRVMIEPLIGAAVDYEGAREHAESQLAGSDHDHGHEVFTRAVQENVGAAVGVVVFGIVMGVLFAVAYTMIRTVLERRGITPDPTGLALMLAAGMFVAIVLVPSLKYPANPPTVGLEDTIGARSSSFLAITVISVVSAYVAVSAGLAWSRRWSPWRATALACGGYVAVMLCTMALLPSFHEVPGPLSGPDGLVLGGFPAEVLAEFRLYSLVNQALMWMVIGVTWACLAAVPRRSAKDALAVGTRQL from the coding sequence ATGTCACTGACGCTCGAAATGCCGTCTGCTATCCGCTTGCTGGTTCCCGGCGCTGTGGCAGGCATCGTGTCATACGCCTTCAGCCGCGTGATGATCGAACCGCTGATTGGCGCCGCGGTGGACTACGAGGGTGCGCGCGAGCACGCCGAATCGCAACTTGCCGGGAGCGATCATGACCACGGTCATGAGGTGTTCACTCGCGCGGTGCAAGAGAACGTGGGCGCTGCGGTCGGCGTCGTGGTCTTCGGCATCGTCATGGGTGTGCTGTTCGCGGTCGCCTACACCATGATTCGAACCGTGTTGGAACGGCGGGGCATCACACCGGATCCGACCGGTCTGGCGTTGATGTTAGCCGCGGGCATGTTTGTCGCCATCGTGTTGGTGCCGAGCCTCAAGTATCCCGCGAACCCGCCGACTGTCGGGCTGGAAGACACTATCGGAGCGCGAAGTTCGTCGTTCCTGGCGATCACGGTGATCTCCGTCGTGAGTGCGTATGTCGCGGTAAGTGCCGGGCTGGCCTGGTCGCGTCGGTGGAGTCCCTGGCGCGCGACAGCTCTTGCGTGCGGCGGTTACGTCGCGGTGATGCTGTGCACGATGGCGCTGCTGCCCAGCTTTCACGAAGTGCCAGGCCCGCTGAGCGGACCCGACGGCCTTGTGCTGGGCGGCTTTCCGGCCGAGGTGCTGGCCGAGTTCCGGCTGTATTCGTTGGTGAATCAGGCGTTGATGTGGATGGTGATCGGCGTGACGTGGGCTTGCCTCGCCGCTGTGCCGCGGAGGTCGGCTAAGGACGCTCTCGCGGTTGGGACGCGTCAACTCTAA